A window of the Brassica napus cultivar Da-Ae chromosome A2, Da-Ae, whole genome shotgun sequence genome harbors these coding sequences:
- the LOC106424653 gene encoding uncharacterized protein LOC106424653, whose amino-acid sequence MEKITSTASFSPSFSTYSGDNLVKIAERVGGDYYKEKGDDSFEFATLHTVHETVSSIVFPVFDQKHEDVSPETVVTPLKDLFLRENEQSPPQQTYSSSDEEEEEDELDTIPGEIYCPWTPARSPVEMTSPCRKSKSTGSSSTSTWSKRRWRIRNLLKRSRSDGKETLEFLNSNPVDNIDKSCTSSPCPKNKETVKTKSKKKEKEKVSVSAHEKFYLRNKAMKEEDKRKSYLPYKQELVGLFSNIHRHGKVSSPF is encoded by the coding sequence ATGGAGAAGATAACATCCACGGCTTCTTTTTCACCTAGCTTCAGCACTTACTCCGGTGATAACCTCGTCAAGATCGCCGAACGGGTCGGTGGCGACTATTATAAGGAGAAAGGAGACGACTCATTCGAGTTTGCGACTCTTCACACGGTTCACGAGACGGTGTCTTCTATAGTATTCCCGGTGTTCGATCAGAAACATGAAGATGTTTCGCCGGAAACGGTTGTGACTCCGTTGAAAGATCTCTTCCTCCGCGAGAACGAACAGTCGCCACCGCAGCAGACGTATTCATCTtctgatgaggaggaggaggaagatgagCTAGACACGATCCCGGGAGAGATATACTGTCCATGGACGCCGGCGAGATCACCGGTGGAGATGACGTCTCCTTGTAGAAAGAGCAAATCGACAGGATCGTCTTCGACGTCGACATGGTCGAAGAGACGTTGGAGAATCAGAAACCTGCTCAAGAGAAGTCGCAGCGACGGGAAAGAAACACTAGAGTTCTTGAACTCGAACCCTGTTGACAACATAGATAAATCTTGTACTTCTTCTCCTTGTCCGAAGAACAAGGAGACGGTGAAGACGAAAagcaagaagaaggagaaggagaaagtTTCAGTTTCAGCACATGAGAAGTTTTACTTGAGGAACAAAGCaatgaaagaagaagacaagagaaAGTCATATCTACCGTACAAGCAAGAACTTGTCGGACTTTTCTCCAACATTCACCGACACGGCAAAGTTTCTTCTCCGTTCTGA